The genomic DNA GTCACCTGTAATGTAGAAAAACCTTTATTGAGtctttaacaatattatttgGAGCAAAAGCATTGATATTCTATAATCaggaaaattttatttgaaagacaCTTTCTTTATTGTAGAAAAATAATTGTTGTGCTGTTTATTAATGTGGTATGAATTACGTTCTCAGTTCTTTTTCATTTGgcatgtttatttattacttCATATCTTACTTAAAGACCACCTCAGCTCAGGGTTAAACTAATGATTCCTGGTATGTCTCAACTATTTTAGTGTGAACTTACACATTTAAAATGCACTCAACATGTCAGTCAGCTAAAAAGCAAGgtacatattcatatttttactaacaatttatgagcataaatttacatttaatttcttACTAGATGTTTAACAGCTTCCTCTGTATGGCAATGCTCATAGTTCAATCCAGTTAGTGTCTGTTTTAATCAGAACTACCCATTCAAGCAGGGGGAGCTTAAAATTGTACATGATTCTAATGACTTGATAAATCCTTCAACTTTTcagaatataatataatttgtgTCATTAGATTTTAGGTATTAAGTTACtcataactagaggctctaaagatcctgtgtcactcaccttggtctatgtgaatattaaacaaaggaagcagatggattcatgtacatcttactttattaaacagtcttgctgcttacaattatctctatctataatgaacttggaccagtagtttcagtggagaatgttaataaaaatttacaaaatttatgaaaattgttaaaaactgactataaaggacaataactcattagggggtcaattgaccattccggtcatgatttatttgtaaatcttactttgctgaacattattgctgtttacagtttatctctatctataataatattcaagataataaccaaaaacagcattttacccctatgttctatttttagctgtggcagccatcttgatttgatggccgggtcaccggacacattttttaagctagataccccaaagatgattgtggccaagtttggattaatttggcccagtagtttcagaggagaagatttttgtaaatgaaaaccaagatttacgaaaaatggttaaaaattgacaataaagggcaataactcctaaaggggtcaactgaccattttggtcacattgacttatttgtagatcttactttgctgaacattattgctgtttacagtttatctctatctataataatattcaagataataaccaaaaacagcaaaatttccttaaaattaccaattcaggggcagcaacccaacaaaggaatgtccgattcatctgaaaatttcagggcagatagatcttgaactgATTAACAGTTTTACCTCCtgacagatttgctctaaatgctttggtttttgagttataagccaagaactgcattttacccctatgttctatttctagCCATGGCAGCAATCTTGGTTGTTTGGCccggtcaccggacacatttttgaaactagataccccaatgatgattgtggccaagtttggtttaatttggcccagtagtttcagaggagaagatttttgtaaaagttaacaacgacaaCGGACTActgacgcaaagtgatgggaaaagctcacttggccctcacttggccctttgggccaggtgagcttaaaacaCAGCCAACCTTCAGCTTTGATGATTTGGGCTTTTCTGTACTTTTGACTGGTTTACTTTCCTCTTCTGAACTACTGCCTCGATCTTCATCAGAAGTGACCTGTAATGTAGAAAATCATTATTAAAGTGTGACACAATGTCACTTTAGGGAAAACCATAGATGTTCTGTAttcagcaaaatttcctttgaTTTATactttatgataaaatatgGTTGCTGAGCAGATTATTAAAGTGGTTATTGGTACAAAATCCATTCTCAGTGCTGTTTACCAATATGTATTGTACACCATCATAAGTCTACATCCAGTCTGTAAGTATTTTGGGGTTTGTGTCAGCAGTGTCATGAAGCAAGTTGAGATTACAAGGTGGTTTGATTGCATGCCCCCctccaattatttttttttttaaattttaagccATTTCCTTCCTTGCCTCAGCTGTTTCAAGTGCtgttatagaaaataataatttcatacaatttattacatcattttttttaaacttttttcggCTCTTTggtttggttgttgtctctggcacttcattgacacattccccacttccattctcaattttatttcattttgactgtttgacTGTAGTGTTGGATTGGTTGAAATTACCAACCAATTATCTATTACAATTGGTTGACAGCAACCAACAGACTATCTGTTATGATCGCATCATAATACCTTgcccttttttaaatgaaatcatGCATTTAGTCTCATTGTACATGTCTAATGTGTATATTCCATATCATTGCAgagtttatatattcatatttgatcttttgattccttttcatatttttttttaaaacacttgACTTTACTTCCCTTTTTATAAAGATGTTAAACATAGCTAAAGAACGTATTAATTCTATGTACTTCTGCAATGGAAGTACTTAGTCCTTATTCAGGTGCTTCAGTGTTATTTTTCAACCGCTTTTCAGAGCTTTAAATTTTTTCCCGTTGACCTCCTTCTCCATCTGAAGATGTTCTGGACATGAGATGTTGAGATAGTCAGACCTGCACtttaaaagaagataattttgatacttttaacatctctaatttaattaaattctaaatttaaaattttttcaAAGCCACCTGATGGAATGAAATTTGTTTGGATTCTTTCATCTTAAGATTTGTTAGTTACTTCAAACTTATCTAAATTATTGCACTCCCTttttgaagaagaaaagaaaCTATCAATGTAGTTGAAACTCCcaatttcattttctatattaagtggaccatgaaattggggtcaaaagtctaatttggcattaaaattagaaagatcatatcataagtaacaagtgtactaagtttcaagttgattagacttcagctttatcaaaaactaccttgaccaaaaactttaacctgaagcgggacgaatgAACGGAGGGAAGaacgtaggtggggcataaaaatatgtaataaaatggattaagagttgtctcccatagacTTAGAACTACGTACATAAAATTGTGTAATTTCTCCAGATCACATTGCCTTCCAAAATAACTTTATGTTTTGTCAACGATCATGTCATGTatgttactttatttgaatgtgtattcatgtttttagtttaaatgtactttaatcattctaatcatttACTGTgcttttacatttgttttataatccATTTGATTACATAGCTCAAATTTTGGGCATGATTGGTTATAAAAAATTATCTCATCTCACAAATGTCCTTTAACATATTCAATTCTAGATCTGATTAACTTAATTCGATCAATTTTCGGATGTTAACCCATTGGATGAGAGGTAGTAACATAAGTTTATTACACAACTTCTGACTACAGTTTATAATTAGTTCAGTCAGTCTAGTTTCACTCAGAAGGGCCCTTAGACCATGAAAGCAGAAAACTAAGGACTTTCTAAAACCCTTCAGAAATTCAATATGCATCATGAATTctatattttgctttttaagTATCAAGTTATTATACGAAAGCCatgtatgtatacatttaagttataacaagaatgtgtcaatagtacacagatgccctactcgcactataattttctatgttcagtggatcgtgaaattggggtcaaaactctaatttggcattaaaattagaaagatcatatcatagggcacatgtgtattaaatttcaagttgattggacttcaacttcattaaaaactaccttgaccagaatctttaacctgaaacttgcactatcattttctatgttcagtggacagtgaaattggggtcaaaactctaatttggcattaaaattagaaagatcatatcatagggcagggcacatgtgtactaagtttcaagttgattggacttcaacttcatcaaaaactatctcgaccaaaaacttgaacctgaagtgggacgaaaggacaaacagacagacaaatgtACAGATGAATgtacagacgaacggacgcacagaccagaaaaaacatgatgcccctctactatcgtagggggggggggggggggggtggacttcaacttaatcaaaaactacctctaccaaaaactttaaccttaagtgggacaaacggacgaacagacagaaGAACGTACAGATGAACGGACGTACAGACCAGAAAGCATAATTcccctcttctatcgtaggGGGGCATAAAAACACAGTGTACCTTTGCTGTCTTCTTTTCTGGTTCAATTTCTTTGTCTGAACAACTATCTTCATCAGAAGTCACCTGTATGATGAGAAATCAAATCATGTATAAAAGTGTTTAACAATGTCATATAAggcaaaaacatatatatctagAAACAGATAGAACCCTGACACCATTCCAGAATTGACTGTTATCAATGCCTTGATTGTTTGTTGACATTGAGTGGTTTTTAAAGATTGTGTTTGTTGCAAGCAGGTTGAGcctcattctcaattttgttggTAATTTGGTATATTGCATTATTAACTGGTTCCCTTTGATTTAATAGAAGTAATGGAACCCATAAATAATAAACTAGAGATATCAGTAAAGGATGAAAATAAGGTCTGTAACAAGTTTGTATAAACTTGTTCTGATATATAGATTACGGTTTCGCCATCCTGTCATTAGATTTTACGTAAGTAATAAAAACACAGCCAACCTTAACATGTTTAGGCTTTGATGATTTGTGCTTTGCTGTACTTTTGACTGGTTTACTTTCCTCTTCTGAACTACTGTCCCCATCCTCATCAGAAGTCACCtgtaatgtaaattttttttattgagatgtcattttaaacaaaaacatagatattttgtatttagcaaaatttcaattgattaaTACCATAAatagtgtacatgtatgaaaaattaatattgatgAGCAGATTATGAAATTGGTTACTGGTACAAACACCAGTGCTGTAGGATGTAAAATGATGGAAACAAATTATAAGGGCTTCTGCATTAATAGTCCAATGAGATTTATATACAAGACACTGGATTTGGACAACCACTTAAAGTTAGactgtattacatgtattacattatatataacTATGTATAATTAATCTCAAAACAGGGAGAACATCATGTATATCAGTTACATGTATCTTGCAGGAATAATACCCACAACAACCATTTCTGATATACATTATTACTTtaacattgtttatataaatacctTTTTAATGCTGACTAAAGGTAGTTCCTCATCAGATGTTTCCTCATCAAGAACTGAACTCTTAGACCGATTCTTAGACTTTGGAATGTCAGTGcttgattttcttttctttaaatctttaatAGAGTCTCCTTTTACATTGTTCCTTTTTTCTGTATCACTTGATATGCTATTAGTTTTCTTATTACAAATATTGATCAACATTTCATCGTCTGAACTTGAaagttttttattctttattttttcttcatccTGTGACACGCTGTTAGTTTTCCTATTAGAATGATTAGagatattaatcaaaatttcatCCTCTGAACTTGAAagttctttattctttattttttcttcatccTGTGACacgctgttagttttcttgttagAAATATTAATCAACATTTCATCCTCTGAACTTGAATCCTCTACAATCTTCTGTCTTTTCTTTTCTTGTCTAATTTTGACCTTTGATGATTCTTTGTTTTTAGAAACagacttctttttattttcttttttactgttgatcaaatttgttttttctttccttttctcCTGAAAATCATTGTCACTGTTGATATCTTCAGAACTTTCGCTATCTGaaatcatttttcttttatttccttttgtcttgttctttttttcattctcCTGTTTATGTTTAGATTTAGATTCCTCTACATTTCCTATGTCATTCAAATCACTTTCTGACtcactttcatatttttttattgtttttctttttttcttttcttttaagaCTGTGTTGACCTCCTTCTCATGTTGTTCTGACTCAGATCCACTATCCATATTAAAACTCTTTCTTTTTCTCGAAGTACCTTTACTTTTtcctgtattttttattttaataggaCTTTCTTCGTCATcagacatttgttttttattaatttttctcctTTTCTCTCTTGTATCATTAttctttcttttatgtttttccATCTTCTCTTCTTCCTTGTCATCATCACTGTCATATGCCCTATCATTTATTACATTCTCATCATCTTCATCATCAGAATCACTTTCAATGACATTTCTTCTCCTTTTTGACAGGGACTCATCAGCAAATGGTATCCAGTCCATTTCATCGTCTGAATTGGTTACCATATGGCTGAACTTTTTTCCTGGGGAGGAGTGTAGTTCTGTTTCAGATATACTACATTCCTCTTCACTTTCTGCATCACtgatttcttcttcttcttcctcgCTACATTCATTAACATCCAAGTTTAGAACAGCATCAAGCACCTGATTAGCACTTAAACGTTTAGTTCCTCCTGGACTAACAGTCACATTTCCTTTTTCACAGCTTTTACTATCAGcggaatttttgtttttaaatggtATATCATCAATCCTTTTTTGGCTAGACTTGTTACCAGATACAGATTTTTCTATGCTTAAACCTGTTTTCATTTGAGGGGTTTTCTTCAGCAGACTATCATGATTATCCTTCTTAATTACTTTAGGTGGAGAACCTATTTTTTGGGAAGATTTCTTTTCTGATTTAAGTATTTTAGATGGAGTTccttcattttttgttttctttggtgTAATGACTTTACCACATGAAGATGtattttgttcctctttttcctgtttcttttcattttctttgttatCCAAGTTAACAGATGAATTCAAAGAGGTTCCATCTGAGAAAGAACTACtctgaaaaatatatgaataagagttcacacgctgaaatgtctagCCTTCTTTACTCATTAAAATATACTTGATAGtactaaatataaagctttattacaactgtcacataaactaaacattaaccaagaaaactaaaaatttaccaatgaaccatgaaaattaggtcaaggtcagatgaaccatgccaggccgacatgtacagctaacaattcttccatacaacaaatatagttgagaTAATGCTTATACACTGTATGACTGTAGTCATggtagtttaagaaaaacagaccaaaacacagaaaaacttaacactgagcaatgaaccgtgaaaatgaggtcaaggtcaaacaAAACTTGTGTGGCTGACATAGAGATCATAAAATGTTTCTAAGCACAAAATAATGTTGACCTATttcatatagtataagaaaaagagaccaaaacttgaaatttaactttgaccactaaaccatgaaaatgaggtcaaggtcagatgacacctgacAGCTAGACAAGTACACCTTACattcattccatacaacaaatttagtagacctattgcatacagtataaaaccagaaaacataatgcccctctactatcgtaggtggggcataaaaaacagaccaaaactcaaaaactaaactataaccactgaaccatgaaaatgaggtcatggtcagatgaccCCTGACAGCTGcatatgtacaccttacagtcctttcatacaccaaatatactagacctattgcttatagtatctgagatatggacttgaccaccagaacttaaccttgttcactgatccatgaaatgaggttgaggtcaaacGAAAACTACCTGAAGGGTATGAaaaccttgcaaggtatgcacatactaaatatagttatcctattacttataatacatttgtaagaGAGAacttaacatttcaaaaaattctttttttttttaagtagtcactgaaccatgaaaatgaggtcaaggacattgaacTGACGGAAACTTTATAATATGAGGCATCTACattcaaagtatgaagcatccagcaTTCCAGGTTTTCcactttctaaaatataaagcttttaagaagttagcttaGTTAAACACCACTGCTAcaagatcactatccctatgtcatgCTTTTTGcgatttatcaatttatttatacaaaccTCTATCATATTCAGTTTCAATGCTAGAGTAATCATGGAAATACATAGTTTGACTTGaatgttttctggtatgttGCGGCTTACATTTGTACTTGCCTATCTATTTAAAATTCTGTCAGTTAAGCAATTTTTCTTTCCAGTATTagcaaaatattgaaacaacacgttattaatttcttgcgtccgaagcgcttttctggatttaccttcaaatTAGGTTAAAGCTTTTGGTCAACATACATTCAAAGAAGTTGAACATGCAGTTGAAGTCCTATCAACTTCAGATCTTTTcactttaaatattatttttgctgACAAAggcattttaataattttggcCAATCagagaagttttttttaaattgtcctaCATTTTACAGCAAATTGTACATTTGAATCATaagacattcagtataataaaaaaaaacatactactTTTGAATGAAGGTGCAAGGaattaacataacaaatactttattaattttcgtatttaaaaatttcattgtttaCCTGGTTAAGTTCATCCAAGTATTGGTATACAAGTTTGTTGATGGTCAGTTTTTCTGAACTTTCCAGTTTCCTCCCAACATGCTGACTATAGGCATCTCTCACCTGGCGCTTTGTTAACACACTgttaatacaaataataatgctttCATTAGGAAgttaaaattgtaattaattttttttcacactTGAAACAATCAGGCAATATGCAACATGCGTAACCAGCACAAAGGAAGTCCTAATGGGGGAAAAACGTGTTGAGTTTCCAATCAATAAACATGATAGAGAAAGACCtcccaaaaaaataatacatgtgttTCTGCTAACCCTACCTACCCTAATTTTAGGTGCCAACcctaacatttttttatgcaaaacacTGTTAAAGTCAGACTTATTccctatatcatgtatataaatacattgtagCTAGTAGTAACCCgcttaaaaatgtttgtaaaatatgattaaaatgatattgcctacctacctaccctattttttccagcatgttaagagaaacatacatgtatgtattatttttttagcctaatacaatgtacaactagatgtgtcaaagcgacacacATGGCCCCAtcccaaaaagttgaaaaatctgcaatttcattataaacacatgtggacacaaacatgatggtagtctcacatataactgtgattttcaataatttatcaaagtccaaagcctgtataatttcagagaaaaTTAGCGGAGCAGAACGAAACTTAAGCTTCACAtataactcatcatggttaactcacataccaaaaatcagcccaaaaTCTGAAGGCGTTAATTAGAAAAGAGATAATAGTAATATCAATTgaacttgtatacatttttactaaactaatgatgtatatatatatattgtccctttgaaacatttaacatacatatgttatcacagttctttgattttttaggCCACAgtaacaaatgtatgttatttttctgtaataaccctAATTATATATAGAGTTACATCCCTGACTGTCTAATAGAGAAATAGATGCTGCAATAAAATactctaaaataataaatgttattagtaagctaaaaaaagaaaaagtgcCTGGGCCAGATACTGTTATAAATGAAACAGTGAAATTTAGTAACTAGAGACTCTAACATGTCTAAAGAACCTGTgatgctcaccttggtctatgtgcatattaaacaaaggacacaaatggattcatgacaaaattgtattttggtgatggtgatatgtttgaagttcttacttacatgtaactgaacattcttgcttcttacaatcatatctataatgaactttgcccattagtaacagaaaaaattatttggtaaaaatttacataactttaccaaattaatgaaaactagtaatcctgtgttaggatgctaacacaaaagtcaccaaaacggaccCCAAATCGTTTGTTCTGCGGTATCAATGATTCCAAATTACCTATgtgtaaagtttcattaaatcGAATGGATTTTGATATTCtaacatttttgccgtttccatggttacggcggccattttggaaattttgaagTCAAAAGTAATGTCCACATATGGTaggcaacatttgttttaagtttcatcaattttgaagcattttgatatttttggacatttttgctgtttccatggcaacggcggccattttgaaaattccaaactcaaaagtttaGTCTACATACATTAGGCAACATTTGCtataagtttcaataattttgaagcattttgaagtttttcatatttttgctgtttccatggtaacggtggccattttgaatattacaaAGTCCAACCCCCACTGTAATGTGTTCCCtccataattatatacaatcatgtaccatttaatgtctctagaactAATTTGACATTGTTGTTCTGGAATGTTCCATAAAAATTCACCCCCCTAAAACTATGCCAAGGAGACCccctactgaaataaaattagttcCAAGTTGAAGCTGACATGTGTctctaaatattcataaaagaaaatataataccaTCTACTCTATTTACAGCAGAAAATTGatgaaatgcaaaaaaaaaattgaccccacCCATCTTTGAGCCCCCCTAATTATGCCAAGATGACACCCTGGTATCATGGACATTGGGTTCTGCAACCCCCATGATGCAGACCTATACCCAGAATAAATATCAAGTTTCCATCCCCTAATGCTTTAAAGAAAATGGTACGACAGTTTAAGGGGTCAGAAAgagaagaataagaataataataataagaaacgatacaaaaacaataagtcgCCAAAAactccgttttggtgacttaattgttaaaaattgactataaagggccaTTACTCCTTTAAAAggagtcaattgaccatttaggtcatgttgacttatttgtagatcttactttgctgaacattattgctgtttacagtttatctctatctataatagtattcaaggtAATAACCAAAaccagcaaaatttctttaaaaaataccaattggggggcagcaacccaacaaccggttgtccaattcatctaaaaacttcagggcagatagatattgacttgattaacaatttaagtacttgtcagatttgctctaaatgctttggtttcagagttacatgtataagccaaaatctacattttaccggtgttctatttttagcagtgGAGGCCATCTTgctttgatggccaggtcatcggacacattttttaaactagataccccaaagatgattgtggccaagtttggaataatttggcccagtagtttcagaggagaagatttttgtaaaagatttcatagatttacgaaaaatggttaaaaattgactataaagggcaataactcctaaagggatcaactgactatttcattcatgttgacttatttgtaaatctaactttgccgaacattattgttgtttacagtttatctctatctataacaatattca from Mytilus trossulus isolate FHL-02 chromosome 8, PNRI_Mtr1.1.1.hap1, whole genome shotgun sequence includes the following:
- the LOC134681088 gene encoding glutamic acid-rich protein-like isoform X1, whose protein sequence is MQTNLKKFVKSIISSSDLSVLTKRQVRDAYSQHVGRKLESSEKLTINKLVYQYLDELNQSSSFSDGTSLNSSVNLDNKENEKKQEKEEQNTSSCGKVITPKKTKNEGTPSKILKSEKKSSQKIGSPPKVIKKDNHDSLLKKTPQMKTGLSIEKSVSGNKSSQKRIDDIPFKNKNSADSKSCEKGNVTVSPGGTKRLSANQVLDAVLNLDVNECSEEEEEEISDAESEEECSISETELHSSPGKKFSHMVTNSDDEMDWIPFADESLSKRRRNVIESDSDDEDDENVINDRAYDSDDDKEEEKMEKHKRKNNDTREKRRKINKKQMSDDEESPIKIKNTGKSKGTSRKRKSFNMDSGSESEQHEKEVNTVLKEKKKRKTIKKYESESESDLNDIGNVEESKSKHKQENEKKNKTKGNKRKMISDSESSEDINSDNDFQEKRKEKTNLINSKKENKKKSVSKNKESSKVKIRQEKKRQKIVEDSSSEDEMLINISNKKTNSVSQDEEKIKNKELSSSEDEILINISNHSNRKTNSVSQDEEKIKNKKLSSSDDEMLINICNKKTNSISSDTEKRNNVKGDSIKDLKKRKSSTDIPKSKNRSKSSVLDEETSDEELPLVSIKKVTSDEDGDSSSEEESKPVKSTAKHKSSKPKHVKVTSDEDSCSDKEIEPEKKTAKVTSDEDRGSSSEEESKPVKSTEKPKSSKLKVTSDEDGNSSSEEESKPVKSTAKHKSSKVTSDEESDSSSEEEKKPVKSTGKKKVSKVTSDGDSDSSSEEESKPIKSTGKKKTSKKSTDKTSPEQENKYVKTLKSLCSQCGKNAAFHLRGLNTNGEKIVKLKSILRDLGMKGKPSKEQVPMVLLRKEAAELDCDNIIGKEKVIGQRNARSKYNRHDRKPQPVAPHVSPVKFSRIKDLIESEESD
- the LOC134681088 gene encoding dentin sialophosphoprotein-like isoform X2 produces the protein MQTNLKKFVKSIISSSDLSVLTKRQVRDAYSQHVGRKLESSEKLTINKLVYQYLDELNQSSSFSDGTSLNSSVNLDNKENEKKQEKEEQNTSSCGKVITPKKTKNEGTPSKILKSEKKSSQKIGSPPKVIKKDNHDSLLKKTPQMKTGLSIEKSVSGNKSSQKRIDDIPFKNKNSADSKSCEKGNVTVSPGGTKRLSANQVLDAVLNLDVNECSEEEEEEISDAESEEECSISETELHSSPGKKFSHMVTNSDDEMDWIPFADESLSKRRRNVIESDSDDEDDENVINDRAYDSDDDKEEEKMEKHKRKNNDTREKRRKINKKQMSDDEESPIKIKNTGKSKGTSRKRKSFNMDSGSESEQHEKEVNTVLKEKKKRKTIKKYESESESDLNDIGNVEESKSKHKQENEKKNKTKGNKRKMISDSESSEDINSDNDFQEKRKEKTNLINSKKENKKKSVSKNKESSKVKIRQEKKRQKIVEDSSSEDEMLINISNKKTNSVSQDEEKIKNKELSSSEDEILINISNHSNRKTNSVSQDEEKIKNKKLSSSDDEMLINICNKKTNSISSDTEKRNNVKGDSIKDLKKRKSSTDIPKSKNRSKSSVLDEETSDEELPLVSIKKVTSDEDGDSSSEEESKPVKSTAKHKSSKPKHVKVTSDEDSCSDKEIEPEKKTAKVTSDEDGNSSSEEESKPVKSTAKHKSSKVTSDEESDSSSEEEKKPVKSTGKKKVSKVTSDGDSDSSSEEESKPIKSTGKKKTSKKSTDKTSPEQENKYVKTLKSLCSQCGKNAAFHLRGLNTNGEKIVKLKSILRDLGMKGKPSKEQVPMVLLRKEAAELDCDNIIGKEKVIGQRNARSKYNRHDRKPQPVAPHVSPVKFSRIKDLIESEESD